The window CGACTGTCGAGGTCGACACGCCCGTCGAAGGCGACGACAACACCACACGGCTGCGGCGGGCGACCACCCGGCGGCGCACCAAGGGCGTGTGGCTGTTCGTCGTGGTGATCCTTCTGGCCGCCGCCGCAGCCGGTGCGGGGTGGTGGTTCGGCTCAGGACCCGGTTCGCAGGTGACGGTGCCGCAGGTGACGGGCAAGAGCTTCGCCCAGGCCCAGACCGCGCTTGTCGAGGCGAACCTCGTACCCGAGAAGAAGACCGAGAACAGCCTCGACGTAGCCGAGGGGCAGGTGATCTCCACTGATCCGGGTGCCGGTGCACGACTGGACAAGGCGTCCGCAGTCACCGTCACCGTGTCGCTCGGGCCGGCCGAGGCGAAGATCGCGGCATTGAACGGCAAGGCCGAAGACGACGCCCGCTCGGCTCTGGCTGCCGAGCACATCGACGTGGCCGCGAAGAACACCGGCTACTACACCGACGACGAGGCGGGCACCGTGCTGGGCGTGGCCGTGCATCCCGCCGACGGCGGAAAAGACGTCGACTGCGGCAAGGGCTGCACGGTGCACCAGGGCGATTCGGCGACGTTGTCGGTGTCGCTGGGCGCGCTGCCCAGCGTGATCGGCAAGAGTCTCGACGATGCCGTGGGGGTGCTGGAGGACCACGACATCTCAGTGTCGTCGCACTCTGAGCAGTACAGCGACAGCGTCGCCAAGGGAGCGGTCATCAGCATGGCCGACCGCGACGGCGGTGGGTGGTGGCGGCCCGGTGACAAGACGACGCTCGTGGTCTCGAAGGGGCCCCAGCTGTTCGAGATTCCGGATGTTGCTGACAAGACCCGCGACGAGGCCGCCCAGATTCTGCAGGATCACGGCTTCACCGTCGACTACTCGCCGATCTGGAAGATCTTCCCCAACGCGCTCACGACCGTGAAGGGCACCGACCCGGCCGCGGGCGAACTGCGCGTGAAGGGCACC is drawn from Microbacterium protaetiae and contains these coding sequences:
- the pknB gene encoding Stk1 family PASTA domain-containing Ser/Thr kinase → MTTSAQADPLIGRLVDGRYRVRARIARGGMATVYVATDLRLERRVALKVMHSHLSDDAVFQSRFIQEARAAARLADPHVVNVFDQGQEGEMAYLVMEYLPGITLRELLREQKRLTVAQTVTIMDAVLSGLSAAHRAGIVHRDVKPENVLLAEDGRIKIGDFGLARATTANTGSGQMLLGTIAYLAPELVTRGTADARSDIYALGIMLYEMLTGEQPYKGEQPMQIAFQHATESVPRPSVRNPGVPEPLDELVLWATEKSPDERPVDADEMLRRLREIEQQLGIAPQVQRTLAVSGVVASDRLDSEGMTKVLAPTVEVDTPVEGDDNTTRLRRATTRRRTKGVWLFVVVILLAAAAAGAGWWFGSGPGSQVTVPQVTGKSFAQAQTALVEANLVPEKKTENSLDVAEGQVISTDPGAGARLDKASAVTVTVSLGPAEAKIAALNGKAEDDARSALAAEHIDVAAKNTGYYTDDEAGTVLGVAVHPADGGKDVDCGKGCTVHQGDSATLSVSLGALPSVIGKSLDDAVGVLEDHDISVSSHSEQYSDSVAKGAVISMADRDGGGWWRPGDKTTLVVSKGPQLFEIPDVADKTRDEAAQILQDHGFTVDYSPIWKIFPNALTTVKGTDPAAGELRVKGTSVYLQISGTQ